DNA from Campylobacter concisus:
AACATAAGCGATGCCATCCTTGCTAAGTAGTGCTTTAATCGTGGCAAGCAGTGCATCTCTTACATTTGGGCTCACCCAGCTATAAACGCCATGAGCTATAATATAGTCAAATTTCCCAAGCTCTTTTATATCGCTTTCGTTCATGTGCAAAAAATTTCGCTCAAGCAGAGTAAAATTTTCTAAACCTATCTGCTTTGCTACTTTGTTACCTTCAGCCACTTGATGGCTTGAGATGTCGATACCAACGACTTTTGCGCTTTTGTGCGAAATAGCAAATGGCAAGATATTACCGCCATATGACGAGCCAAGCTCAAGCACCCTAGCCTCTTTTAAGCTAGCTGCTTTAAGCCCCAGAAATTTAGCAACCGCCTCTATCCTAACAGGCGAGCAGTCGCTAAATGCGGCCGAGAAATAAGGAATTTCATCGTAAGCTTTCTTTGTTTTATTCATTAGCTATGTTTTCTTGCAAATTCTCTCATAAACTCGCCAAGTTTCTCGACATCGCTTTGGCTAACGGCGTTGTAGATAGAGGCTCTTATGCCGCCAAGATGTCTGTGACCTTTTAGCCCTAGCATGCCCTCTTTTAGTGCTTCTTCGACAAAAACTGGCTCAAGTGCGTGATCTTTTGGTATCGTAAAGCTCACGTTCATATCTGATCTGCTTGATTTTTTGGCATGGCCCACGTAAAAGCCATTTGAGCTATCTATGATGTCGTAAAGCGTGCTTGCTTTTTTGGCATTTATCTTCTCAACCTTGGCAAGTCCGCCAAGATCTAGCAGGTGCTGCATGGTTAAATTTAAAAGATAAATTCCAAAGGTTGGTGGTGTGTTGTAAAGCGAGTTTGCCTCTACGTGCGTTTTGTAGCGCAAAAACATAGGGACGTTTTGGCTGCTCACGCGATCAACTAAGTCTTTTCTTAAAATAACGATAGTCACGCCACTTGGGCCTGCATTTTTCTGAGCGCCACCGTAAAGCAAGCCGATACTACTAAAATCAAGCGGTCTAGCGAAAAAGTCGCTCGAAGCATCGACAACTAGGGGAGATTTTGTCTTTGGCATAGCCTTATACTGCGTGCCGTAAATCGTATTATTTGAGCAGATGTAGGCGTAGTCAGCGTCATCACTAAATTTCACATCAGGAATGTAAGAGAAATTTTCATCCTCGCTACTTGCTACGACATCCACATTTACACCAAGTACTTTTGCCTCTTTGATCGCTTTGTTTGTCCAAACGCCGGTGTTTGCGTATTGCGCCTTGCCACCTTGATATAAATTCATCGGTATCATGCTAAATTGCAAATGTGCGCCGCCTTGCAAGAATAAAATTTCATACTCATCACCGATGCCGTAAAGCTTTCTTATCTTATCCATCGCGCCAAAGTGGATCTCCTCAAAGGTCTTGCTTCTGTGGCTGATCTCCATGATCGAGTAGCCCTCGCCTCTGTAGTCGGT
Protein-coding regions in this window:
- the serC gene encoding phosphoserine transaminase; the encoded protein is MSRKINFSAGPSAIPLSVLEHAKAEFTDYRGEGYSIMEISHRSKTFEEIHFGAMDKIRKLYGIGDEYEILFLQGGAHLQFSMIPMNLYQGGKAQYANTGVWTNKAIKEAKVLGVNVDVVASSEDENFSYIPDVKFSDDADYAYICSNNTIYGTQYKAMPKTKSPLVVDASSDFFARPLDFSSIGLLYGGAQKNAGPSGVTIVILRKDLVDRVSSQNVPMFLRYKTHVEANSLYNTPPTFGIYLLNLTMQHLLDLGGLAKVEKINAKKASTLYDIIDSSNGFYVGHAKKSSRSDMNVSFTIPKDHALEPVFVEEALKEGMLGLKGHRHLGGIRASIYNAVSQSDVEKLGEFMREFARKHS